The following proteins come from a genomic window of Lolium rigidum isolate FL_2022 chromosome 5, APGP_CSIRO_Lrig_0.1, whole genome shotgun sequence:
- the LOC124657618 gene encoding tryptophan aminotransferase-related protein 2-like yields MARMQTCVLCHVHPLIASIVPAKRPWSVVGVADGSQQLSLRMVSSWRSNKAVVTARAAVPNQCGRAADGNSKVDVSRYDNGERSQQQPRTTPPEPAVINLELGDPTMYEEFWKEAGECTAVVIPGWQGLSYFSDAEGLCWFLEPEFESEVRRLHRLVGNAVVDGYHLVVGTGATQLSQAAMYALSPARAVANHPIGVVSPAPYYSAYAPQTDLLLSGFYRWAGDANANANALSSDNHIELVCSPNNPDGAIRESVLSSDSEPGKVIHDLVYYWPQYTPITGTAAHDIMLFTMSKITGHAGTRLGWALVKDREVAKKMVYFVDRSTIGVCRDSQLRAAKILALVSDAYDDNDTTRQLDLFDFAQRRMADRWRALRTAVASTGAFSLPEETSGYCRFTKQIVTACPAFAWLCCEKEGVEDCRELLRDHGVLAQGGERFGGDARCVRVNMLDRDGVFELLIQRLSSIR; encoded by the exons ATGGCAAGGATGCAGACATGCGTGTTGTGCCACGTGCATCCTCTCATCGCATCCATTGTCCCGGCGAAGAGGCCCTGGTCGGTTGTCGGCGTCGCCGACGGTAGCCAGCAGCTGAGCCTAAGGATGGTGTCCAGTTGGAGGAGCAACAAGGCGGTCGTTACTGCACGCGCGGCGGTACCCAACCAGTGCGGGAGAGCGGCGGACGGCAACAGCAAGGTGGACGTTTCTCGGTACGACAACGGCGAGCGGTCGCAGCAACAGCCCAGGACGACGCCGCCGGAGCCAGCCGTCATCAACCTGGAGCT CGGCGACCCGACCATGTACGAGGAGTTCTGGAAGGAGGCCGGGGAGTGCACGGCGGTCGTGATCCCTGGGTGGCAGGGGCTCAGCTACTTTTCCGACGCCGAGGGGCTCTGCTGGTTCCTGGAGCCGGAATTCGAGAGCGAGGTGCGCCGCCTCCATCGCCTCGTCGGCAACGCAGTTGTCGATGGGTACCACCTCGTGGTTGGCACTGGCGCCACCCAGCTATCCCAGGCAGCCATGTACGCCCTGTCTCCCGCGCGCGCCGTCGCCAACCATCCCATCGGCGTCGTATCGCCGGCGCCGTACTATTCG GCGTATGCGCCACAGACAGACCTCCTGCTGTCGGGGTTCTACCGGTGGGCCGGTGACGCCAATGCCAATGCCAACGCCTTGAGCAGTGACAACCACATCGAGCTGGTTTGCTCACCAAACAATCCCGACGGCGCCATCCGCGAGTCCGTCCTGAGCTCCGACTCCGAGCCTGGCAAGGTGATCCACGACCTCGTGTACTACTGGCCGCAGTACACGCCCATCACCGGCACAGCAGCCCACGACATCATGCTCTTCACCATGTCCAAGATCACTGGACACGCCGGCACGAGACTCGG GTGGGCGCTGGTGAAGGACAGGGAGGTGGCGAAGAAGATGGTCTACTTTGTCGACCGGAGCACCATTGGCGTGTGCAGGGACTCGCAGCTCCGTGCCGCCAAGATCCTCGCCTTGGTCTCCGACGCCTACGACGACAACGACACAACGCGGCAGCTCGACCTGTTCGACTTTGCGCAGCGGCGCATGGCGGACCGCTGGCGGGCCCTACGCACTGCCGTGGCGTCCACCGGCGCCTTCAGCCTCCCGGAGGAGACATCCGGCTACTGCAGATTCACCAAGCAAATCGTGACAGCTTGCCCAGCGTTCGCGTGGCTGTGCTGCGAGAAGGAAGGCGTGGAGGACTGCAGGGAGCTCCTGCGCGATCACGGCGTCCTGGCGCAGGGCGGCGAGCGGTTCGGAGGAGACGCGAGGTGCGTTAGGGTCAACATGCTGGACAGGGACGGAGTGTTCGAACTACTTATACAGCGTCTCTCATCGATCCGTTGA